The Clostridia bacterium sequence TACAACAAGGTAAGTTGGTAGATCCGGCAAAATTAAGAACAATGTTAAATTTAATACAAACTACCAGTCCTTCTTATTTGCTTTTGGTTTCTTTAGATATTGCTCGTAAACAATTGGCTCTACAGGGTGAAAAATTAGCAAATAAAATGTATACCTTAGTTCAACAGGCTAGAAAAGCAATTCGAGAAATTGATGGTTTAGTATTACTTGGGGAAGAGATTATCGGTGAACCGGGATGTTTTGCTTTTGATCCCACAAAAATTGTAGTTAATGTTAGGGAATTAGGATTATCAGGATATGAGTTTGCTCAAATCTTAAGAAAAAATTATCAGATACAAGTTGAGCTAGCGGATTTATTTAATATTTTGGCTTTAGTTAGTATTGGTGATACTCCGGAAACCTTAAATAAGTTAGTCAGGGGTTTAAAAGATTTAGCCAAATCAAGACCTTTAAAAAAAATGGTAAAATATGCTTTACCTTTGCCTCGATTACCGGAAATGGTTTTAACACCGCGTGAAGCCTTTTTTGCCCAAGGCAAATCATTATCCCTTGAGGAGGCAATTGGTGAAATTTCTTCGGAAATGATAATGGCTTACCCACCCGGGATTCCTTTAATTTGTCCGGGTGAAAAGATTACCCAAGAAATTGTTGATTATTTAAATCTTTTTACACGGGAAAAAATCAAATTACAAGGAATGCTAAATCCTGCACGGCGACAAATTAAAGTAGTAGCTGAAACTGGTTCAAAAACTATAAGGGATTCACACTGGCAGGCTATTTAAAAAAGAGTGCCCCAAATGGCACTCTTTTAATTAATAATTCCCAAACAGCGATATTCTATCTGGCCCAAATTTCCCGTAATTGGTAAACCGTGGGCCTTTTGTAATTGCTGAACACCTTTTTTGGTACCGCGTCCAAAAATACCATCAGCAGAACCATCATAAAAACCTCGGCGCCATAATTTTTCTTGAATTAAAGTAAGGGCACTATTTTTGTCACCAGGTTTTAAATTTTTCATCCCACCAGATTGATAACTAAAAGGATTACCAATAACAATTACCGGTGTACCGATTTTAATCCAGGGATATAGTGTCTCTACATGATGATTAAACATACGAAAACAACCTTGACTAGCCATGGTACCAATTGAACCTGGTTTATTAGTACCGTGAATACCGTAAATTCCCCAAGGTACATTTAAACCTAACCAACGTGTACCAAAACCACTGCCCCAATTTACGCCTTTATTGATAATTTTCCAGTGTCCGATGGGAGATGGAGTGCGTGCTTTACCTATAGCTACGGGAAATTGAGCATAAGGTTCTTGATCATCAAAAACTATTAATCGAAAACGAAAAGTATCAATCAAAAGAGTTATTTCTCCCTGTGGTGCCTTTTTTTCTTGTGCCAAAACTAAAGGGCTAAAAATTAATGAAATAAACAAACTAATAATTAAGATTTTATATTTAATAATTACGGCCTCCTTCCCCAGAAAAACATATAATGTTTAAAAGGGTGATAAAAATGAGTTTTGGACTAGTTTTGTCAGGTGGCGGTCTACGGGGGGCAGTACATATAGGAATCTTACAGGCTTTGGAGGAAATTAACCTTAAGCCTGCTTTTATAGCTGGAACCAGTGCTGGTTCACTGGTAGCAGGTTTATATGCTTATGGTTATTCTCCCCAAGAAATTAAATATTTAGCAAAAAAAATAAATAAAGATCTTTTCGATTTAAATTATTGGGGAATTATCAGCTCTTTATGCAAGGTTTTTAAAGGAAAAAAGCCGACAAATAGCGGACTTATTTTAGGAAAACGCCTTGAGAAATATTTTTTTGAATTAACAAGGGGCATTAAATTAAATGAATTAAAATTGTCTTTAGCAATTACCGCGGTTGATATCAATAATAGTGAGATTATAGTTTTTACCTCTAGTGATAGACGACTTTTAAGACGACCTGATTATCATTTTTTTTCCGACGTAACTTTAGCTGCTGCAATGCGGGCTAGTATTTCCCTACCTGGTATTTTTTGTCCTAAAATAATCAAAAAAAGATGTTTAGTTGATGGAGGGATTAGAGCTTATTTACCAGTAGAAATAACACGACTTTTAGGTGCTAAAAAAGTCATAGCCGTTAATCTCGGCTATGGTGGGGAACCAGTTCCTAATGTCCAAAACTTTTGGGAGATAACTTTACAAGCATTGGATTTAATGATTTATCAAATTACACAACCTAGTATGTATTCTGCGGATTTACTTATCTCACCTCAAGTAAACATTGGACCGATTAATTTAGGAGCTATGGAATCTTTAATTAACTGTGGTTATCAGGCACTTTTAAAATCACTACCGCAAATTAAAGGACTTTTCGGTGATTAACAGATGATAAAGTTAATAAGAACAAATCTATGATATACTATAATAGTGAGGGATGAAAATATGGAAAAAACCTATTTTATAATTACATTTGGCTGTCAAGCCAATGAACATGATAGTGAAATTTTAGCCGGTTTACTAGTTAAAAAAGGTTATCAAGCAGCCACTAGTATAGATAAAGCAGATTTAATACTTTTTAATACTTGCTGTGTCCGCAAAAAAGCGGAAAACAAAGCTTTAAGTCAGATCGGTGAATTAAAAAAACTTAAAAAACAAAAACCTGATTTAATGATTGGGGTATGTGGTTGTATGGTTCAGCAGAAAAATATGCCTCAAAAAATACGTCAGCGGGCACCACATGTTGATTTGATTTTTGGTACTCATAATTTAGAACAAATCATAACTTTAATTGATCAGGTGTTAAAAACCAAAGAACCACAAGTTCAAATTTTACCAGATCGAAAAATAATTGTGGAAAATCTGCCCAAAATAAGGGAAAAGCCATTTAAAGCTTTAGTAAATATTACTTATGGCTGTGATAATTTTTGTACCTATTGTATTGTACCTTATGTTCGGGGGAGGGAGAAAAGTCGCCAACCCGAAAATATTTTAAAAGAGATCAGCCAGTTGGTAGATGATGGTGTGAAAGAAGTATTATTATTAGGGCAAAATGTAAATTCTTATGGACGAACTTTAATTCCACCTTTTTCCTTTGGAGAACTTTTAAAAAAGGTAAATGAAATTCAGGGTTTAAAAAGAATTCGTTATTTAACTTCTCATCCACGTGATTTCAAACCAGAATTAATCCAGATCATCAGTCAATTAGATAAAGTATGTAAACATTTTCATTTACCATTACAGTCAGGTAGTAACCGGATTTTGCGTAAAATGGGGCGTGGTTATACAGGAGAAGATTACCAAAAATTAGTACAAGAAATACGCCGTCTGATGCCTCAAGCAAGCATCACCACTGATTTAATCGTAGGTTTTCCAGGTGAAAGTGATGAGGACTTTAAAGATACACTTGAATTAGTAAAGAAATTACGTTTTGATTCAGCTTTTACCTTTATCTATTCTACACGTTCAGGAACACCTGCTGCCAAATTACCAGATCAAATTCCTTTAAACATTAAAAAAGCTCGTTTACAAGAATTAATGCTAATCCAAAATAAAATAAGTAAAGAAATTAATGAAAGCCTTAAAAGACATATTATTGAAATTTTAGTAGAAGGAATTAGCAAAAAGGAAACAAGTGTTTTAGAAGGTAAAAGTGAAACTAATAAGACAGTTTTATTTATAGGGAAAAAGAATTTAATAGGTAAATTTGTGCAAGTAGAAATTACCGAACCACAGACTTGGATTTTAAAAGGTAAAGTAGTAACAGGAGGGGGAAAAGAAGAGTATGTTGGGACAAACCCCAATGATGCGACAATATCAAGAAATTAAAAATCGTTATCCCGAAGCCATTCTTTTTTTCCGCTTAGGTGATTTTTATGAAATGTTTGGTTCTGATGCCATTTTAGCGGCTCGGGAACTAGATATTACTTTAACCGGCCGTGATGCCGGTAGGGAAAAACGCGTCCCGATGTGTGGGGTGCCTTACCATGCTGTTGATAGTTATTTAGCTAAATTAATTAAAAAGGGCTACAAAGTTGCCATCTGTGAGCAGGTTGAAGATCCTAAGGAAAGCAAAGGAATTGTTAAAAGGGAAGTAGTTAGAGTAGTAACCCCAGGAACTGTTTTAGAACCACAGATTGTTGAAGAAAGTGTAAGTACATTTTTAGCTGCTTTATATGAACACCGGACCAATTATGGCTTAGCCTTTTGTGATGTATCCACAGGAGAGTTTTGGCTAAGCGAGTTTAATAAATCCGAAGGCCAACAAGTTTTAAAAGACGAATTATACCGTTTACAACCACGTGAAATTTTACTTTCACAAAAACAACAAACACAATTTACACAAATTTTGGCTTGTTTGGAAAATACGTTATTAACCAAATCCGAAGAGACCGTTTTTAACATTACTAGAGGGCAACAGATTCTATGTGAACATTTTCAGGTACCATCACTAGAAATTTTCGGCTGCCAAAACATGAGACCAGCTTTAGCTGCTTCGGCTGCCATTTGGGATTATCTTTTAGAAACACAAAAATCGGTACCACGACAAATAAAAAAATTACAAGTTTACTATCCAGAAAAATATTTGGCTTTAGATACTACTACTATACAAAATTTAGAACTTATAAAAACACTTCGTTCCCAAGATGTGAAAGGTAGTCTTTTAGATTTATTGGATAAAACTAAAACTGCTTCTGGAGCTAGATTACTGCGTCAATGGCTGCAAAAACCTTTAACTAACCGTAAGAAAATAGAAGAACGTTTAGATGCTGTTGAAATTTTAACAGAAAACTGGTCACAGCGGTGTGAAATACGTGAACTAATAAAAGAAGTCTATGATTTGGAAAGATTAATGACTCGTGTTTTATATGGACGAGCAAACCCCCAAGAATTACTTTCCTTAAAAAACTCCTTGACCATCTTACCTGCACTAAAAACAATTTTGAATCAATTGACTAAAGCAGCCTACTTAATATTTTTAAATGACAATTTAGATCCACTTGAGGATCTGGTTTCACTTTTAAATTTAGCCTTAGTAGATAATCCTCCCTTTAATTTAAAGGATGGGGGAGTAATTAAGGCCGGGTTTAATCAAAAAATTGATCAATTTAGAAAGGTAAGCAAACAAGGCAAGGAATGGATAGCTCAATTAGAGGTTCGCGAAAAAGAAAAGACAGGTATAAAATCGCTAAAGATTGGTTACAATAAAATATTTGGCTATTATTTTGAAGTCACTAAAGCCAATTTGGGCCTAGTTCCCGAATATTTTAAAAGAAGACAAACCTTAGCTAATAGTGAACGGTATTTAACCGAAGAATTAGAAGAATTAGCCAATCAAGTATTAGAAGCTGAAGAAAAATTACTGCCTTTAGAAGAACAAGCTTATCAGGAGCTCTTGAAAAAAATAGGTAAGGAAGTCCAACGTGTGCAAAAAACAGCTTATGCTCTGGCTCAAATTGATGTTTTACAGTCTTTGGCAGAAGTGGCTGTCCAAAATTCTTATGTACGCCCCCAGCTTTTAGAAGCCAAAAAAAATTATTTTAATTTTTCCGATTTAAGACATCCCCTTGTGGAAAAAGTATTATCAAAAAGTGAGTATGTACCTAATGATTTGGCTATGCCGGATTCTATTAATTTTTATATCTTAACAGGTCCTAATATGGGCGGCAAAAGTACTTATTGTCGAAGTATCGCCCTAGCCATTATTATGGCTCAGATGGGAAGTTTTGTACCTGCACGTGAGGCGGTCATTTCTTTACGAGATCGTGTTTTTGCACGTGTAGGTGCTAGTGATGATTTGCGTAGTGGTCAAAGTACCTTTATGATGGAAATGAATGAAGTAGCCAATATTTTAAATCATGCCAGCCCCCATAGTTTAGTTATTTTGGATGAAGTAGGTCGCGGCACTAGTACCTGTGATGGTTTAAGTATGGCTTGGGCTATTAGTGAATATTTAATTAGGGAACTACAAGCCAAAACACTTTTTGCTACCCATTTTCATGAATTAACTGCCCTTAGTGAACTTTACGATAGTATTAAAAATTTGACTGTAGCTGTACAAGAAAAAGGTGAAGAAATAATATTTTTACATAAAATTATTCCCGGAGCCACTGATAAAAGTTATGGGATTCACGTGGCTAGACTTGCTGGTTTACCAGAAGTAGTAGTACAGCGGGCCCGGGAAATCCTGGCTAATTTCGAAGAAAAAAAAGGTACACAAATCAATCCCCATAAATTAACGAAAGCCGAATTTATACGCGAAGAACCTGATCCAATTTTACAACTTGGACAAGAATTATTAGTACGTATTCAAAACTTGGATCTTTTAGCCATGACACCTTTAGAGGCAATGAACGTACTTTATCAATTGCAAGAAGATATTAAAAAGGAGGGGGAAATTTGTTAATAGGTATTGATATTGGCGGAACTTATACTGATGGGGTTTTGTGTGATCAACAACAGGTAATTAAGTCCATTAAGGTTCCCACTCAAAAAATAATTTCACATTCCATAGAAAATGCTTTAACCCAACTTATAAAAGATTGGGAACCAAGTAAAATTAAGCAAATTACTTTAAGTACGACTTTAATTACCAATTTAATTATGGAAGAAAAATTGGCCAAAACCGGAATGCTCCTTTTTCCAGGGCCAGGAGCTGATCCTCAGCAATTAAAATTTGCTTGTCCTCTACAAATTTTAAAAGGGGCAATTGACTACCGAGGAAGAGTTATTGAGTCTATCGATTGGTCTGCCGTAGAAAAAGCAGTAGAGTATTTTTTAAAGCAGGCAATAACTCATTTAGTTGTTGCCGGTAAATTTAGTCAGCGTAATCCAAATCTAGAATTAAAAGTAGTTGAATTTATTCGGGAAAAATATTCTGAACTAAAAGTTATACCTAGCCACCAAGTTAGTGGACTATTAAATTGGGTAAGAAGAAGCAATGGAGCCTACTATACTTTAACAACCCAGGAAGCTAATTATCAATTTCGAGAAAAGATCATTAAAACACTACAAAAATTAAATTTAAACTGTCCTGTTAATATTTTAAAAGCTGATGGGGGAACCCTACCTTTAGATACATCCCTAAAGTTCCCTCTGGAAACAATTTTTTCTGGACCAGCGGCAAGCACGTTGGGAGCTTTAGCTTGTACTGGTGAAAATACCACTGCTGTGGTTATTGATATGGGAGGGACTACAACTGATTTGGCTCTTTTATTAGCTGGAAAACCCCTATTAAGTTCCCAAGGTGCTTTTATAAAAAAATATCCCTTACCAGTTCGTTCTTTAGCAATGGCCTCTTTAGCTTTAGGTGGTGATACACCATTAGAAATAAAAAACGGAAAATTAAGTTTTGGCTTTCGTCAAGGTCAGGCACTTTGCTTAGGTGGTCCAAAATTAACGATCAGTGATATCCTCGTTTATAGTGGTTATAGTAAATTAGGGACACCTGAAAGCGTAGTGGTGGCAATTGAAAAAATATCCGGAGAATTAAATCTTACCTCTAAAGAATTTGCTCAATTAGTCTTGAATAAAGTAATTAAAAAAATAGAGCTAAAATTAGCCGAAATGTTTAAATCCTGGGAGGAAGAACCAGCTTATCGTATCTGGCAAGTACTTTCCCCACAAAAGGAACGACCGCGTATCTTAATTTGTTTAGGAGGC is a genomic window containing:
- a CDS encoding aminotransferase class I/II-fold pyridoxal phosphate-dependent enzyme: MTQKSLNQNKLPIYDALQNYRVEQTTSFHVPGHKQGQGNLEMAKLLGESCLKLDLACMEDLDFLSRPEGVIKEAETLAAKLYGAENAYFLVNGTTSGIQAMIMSVCQPGDKIIIPRNMHKSVISGLILSGAQPVYLEPEINTFWGIAMGVKPETVLKTLKEHPEAKGVFLINPTYYGAASELETIIKLVHTFGKPVLIDEAHGAHLKFDSRLPICGITAGADLVASSTHKLGGSLTQSSLLLQQGKLVDPAKLRTMLNLIQTTSPSYLLLVSLDIARKQLALQGEKLANKMYTLVQQARKAIREIDGLVLLGEEIIGEPGCFAFDPTKIVVNVRELGLSGYEFAQILRKNYQIQVELADLFNILALVSIGDTPETLNKLVRGLKDLAKSRPLKKMVKYALPLPRLPEMVLTPREAFFAQGKSLSLEEAIGEISSEMIMAYPPGIPLICPGEKITQEIVDYLNLFTREKIKLQGMLNPARRQIKVVAETGSKTIRDSHWQAI
- a CDS encoding L,D-transpeptidase family protein; the protein is MAQEKKAPQGEITLLIDTFRFRLIVFDDQEPYAQFPVAIGKARTPSPIGHWKIINKGVNWGSGFGTRWLGLNVPWGIYGIHGTNKPGSIGTMASQGCFRMFNHHVETLYPWIKIGTPVIVIGNPFSYQSGGMKNLKPGDKNSALTLIQEKLWRRGFYDGSADGIFGRGTKKGVQQLQKAHGLPITGNLGQIEYRCLGIIN
- a CDS encoding patatin-like phospholipase family protein, with translation MSFGLVLSGGGLRGAVHIGILQALEEINLKPAFIAGTSAGSLVAGLYAYGYSPQEIKYLAKKINKDLFDLNYWGIISSLCKVFKGKKPTNSGLILGKRLEKYFFELTRGIKLNELKLSLAITAVDINNSEIIVFTSSDRRLLRRPDYHFFSDVTLAAAMRASISLPGIFCPKIIKKRCLVDGGIRAYLPVEITRLLGAKKVIAVNLGYGGEPVPNVQNFWEITLQALDLMIYQITQPSMYSADLLISPQVNIGPINLGAMESLINCGYQALLKSLPQIKGLFGD
- the miaB gene encoding tRNA (N6-isopentenyl adenosine(37)-C2)-methylthiotransferase MiaB → MEKTYFIITFGCQANEHDSEILAGLLVKKGYQAATSIDKADLILFNTCCVRKKAENKALSQIGELKKLKKQKPDLMIGVCGCMVQQKNMPQKIRQRAPHVDLIFGTHNLEQIITLIDQVLKTKEPQVQILPDRKIIVENLPKIREKPFKALVNITYGCDNFCTYCIVPYVRGREKSRQPENILKEISQLVDDGVKEVLLLGQNVNSYGRTLIPPFSFGELLKKVNEIQGLKRIRYLTSHPRDFKPELIQIISQLDKVCKHFHLPLQSGSNRILRKMGRGYTGEDYQKLVQEIRRLMPQASITTDLIVGFPGESDEDFKDTLELVKKLRFDSAFTFIYSTRSGTPAAKLPDQIPLNIKKARLQELMLIQNKISKEINESLKRHIIEILVEGISKKETSVLEGKSETNKTVLFIGKKNLIGKFVQVEITEPQTWILKGKVVTGGGKEEYVGTNPNDATISRN
- the mutS gene encoding DNA mismatch repair protein MutS, which translates into the protein MLGQTPMMRQYQEIKNRYPEAILFFRLGDFYEMFGSDAILAARELDITLTGRDAGREKRVPMCGVPYHAVDSYLAKLIKKGYKVAICEQVEDPKESKGIVKREVVRVVTPGTVLEPQIVEESVSTFLAALYEHRTNYGLAFCDVSTGEFWLSEFNKSEGQQVLKDELYRLQPREILLSQKQQTQFTQILACLENTLLTKSEETVFNITRGQQILCEHFQVPSLEIFGCQNMRPALAASAAIWDYLLETQKSVPRQIKKLQVYYPEKYLALDTTTIQNLELIKTLRSQDVKGSLLDLLDKTKTASGARLLRQWLQKPLTNRKKIEERLDAVEILTENWSQRCEIRELIKEVYDLERLMTRVLYGRANPQELLSLKNSLTILPALKTILNQLTKAAYLIFLNDNLDPLEDLVSLLNLALVDNPPFNLKDGGVIKAGFNQKIDQFRKVSKQGKEWIAQLEVREKEKTGIKSLKIGYNKIFGYYFEVTKANLGLVPEYFKRRQTLANSERYLTEELEELANQVLEAEEKLLPLEEQAYQELLKKIGKEVQRVQKTAYALAQIDVLQSLAEVAVQNSYVRPQLLEAKKNYFNFSDLRHPLVEKVLSKSEYVPNDLAMPDSINFYILTGPNMGGKSTYCRSIALAIIMAQMGSFVPAREAVISLRDRVFARVGASDDLRSGQSTFMMEMNEVANILNHASPHSLVILDEVGRGTSTCDGLSMAWAISEYLIRELQAKTLFATHFHELTALSELYDSIKNLTVAVQEKGEEIIFLHKIIPGATDKSYGIHVARLAGLPEVVVQRAREILANFEEKKGTQINPHKLTKAEFIREEPDPILQLGQELLVRIQNLDLLAMTPLEAMNVLYQLQEDIKKEGEIC
- a CDS encoding hydantoinase/oxoprolinase family protein, producing the protein MLIGIDIGGTYTDGVLCDQQQVIKSIKVPTQKIISHSIENALTQLIKDWEPSKIKQITLSTTLITNLIMEEKLAKTGMLLFPGPGADPQQLKFACPLQILKGAIDYRGRVIESIDWSAVEKAVEYFLKQAITHLVVAGKFSQRNPNLELKVVEFIREKYSELKVIPSHQVSGLLNWVRRSNGAYYTLTTQEANYQFREKIIKTLQKLNLNCPVNILKADGGTLPLDTSLKFPLETIFSGPAASTLGALACTGENTTAVVIDMGGTTTDLALLLAGKPLLSSQGAFIKKYPLPVRSLAMASLALGGDTPLEIKNGKLSFGFRQGQALCLGGPKLTISDILVYSGYSKLGTPESVVVAIEKISGELNLTSKEFAQLVLNKVIKKIELKLAEMFKSWEEEPAYRIWQVLSPQKERPRILICLGGPASGIGKYWQEKEAWQIIVPPLAEVANALGAALAKTTLIMDLFIDTEQKIYTTNLGGLQGDLTHKLRNIDEAKKFARELFQQAAQDWHLDPTESLEILYAEGFNIVRGWETRGRIFQIGLQTVPGIKTFLKGAERNA